The following are from one region of the Brienomyrus brachyistius isolate T26 chromosome 4, BBRACH_0.4, whole genome shotgun sequence genome:
- the LOC125740870 gene encoding uncharacterized protein LOC125740870 isoform X1 yields MVPLPPNTPRDPSLWGRASYSSVCPPTRMNRTVTQKLRAVGIPLQAAFIPRLSAGRLYPPALCRPPLSPGSLQAAFIPRLSAGRLYPPALCRPPLSPGSLQAAFIPRPPALCCSSELQAHSDSAASVPAEPAGDRKQRDAVMPPGGRPFCRPYREREDPPESKTKDKQDSYENPPGASSGGNVIVGIVVAVMAVVAVVGAAVFFKRQWNRQGDENLPDPGPSEHPLINAASGPVGDSSAERMEEPEKTG; encoded by the exons ATGGTTCCCCTTCCCCCTAATACCCCCCGAGACCCGTCTCTGTGGGGCAGAGCCTCCTACAGCTCAGTCTGCCCCCCGACCCGCATGAACAGAACCGTGACCCAGAAGCTGAGAGCAGTAGGGATccctctgcaggccgcctttatcccccggctctctgcaggccgcctttatcccccggctctctgcaggccgcctttatcccccggctctctgcaggccgcctttatcccccggctctctgcaggccgcctttatcccccggctctctgcaggccgcctttatcccccggctctctgcaggccgc ctttatcccccggcccccagctctctgctgcAGCTCTGAGTTACAGGCTCACTCTGACTCTGCTGCTTCTGTCCCTGCAGAACCTGCAGGAGACCGGAAGCAAAGGGATGCAGTGATGCCCCCTGGAG GTCGTCCTTTTTGCAGGccatacagagagagagaagatcCTCCAG AGTCCAAAACCAAAGACAAACAGGATTCTTATGAAAACCCTCCAG GGGCGTCTTCAGGAGGAAACGTGATTGTGGGGATCGTGGTGGCTGTGATGGCTGTGGTGGCTGTAGTGGGGGCTGCAGTTTTTTTCAAAAGACAGTGGAATCGACAAGGAGATGAAAATCTGCCTGATCCGGGACCATCTGAACATCCCCTGATTAATGCTGCCTCTGGCCCTGTTGGGGACAGCAGTGCTGAGAGGATGGAGGAACCAGAGAAAACAGGctga
- the LOC125740870 gene encoding uncharacterized protein LOC125740870 isoform X3, with product MFILLILCLGHCLPGASSQGIVCHVGDTVTLPCDGPAATDTKEADVLWVFGGRPVCSYKNGSWCEAGHHVNRIRLGSIQQNNFSLAINPVRKDDAGVYMCRINGGDIQTIRLIVDEPAGDRKQRDAVMPPGGRPFCRPYREREDPPESKTKDKQDSYENPPGASSGGNVIVGIVVAVMAVVAVVGAAVFFKRQWNRQGDENLPDPGPSEHPLINAASGPVGDSSAERMEEPEKTG from the exons gtatcgtctgtcatgttggagACACTGTCacgctgccctgtgatggaccagcagCTACAGACACCAAGGAGGCTGATGTTCTGTGGGTGTTTGGAGGCAGGCCTGTCTGTTCATATAAAAATGGGAGCTGGTGTGAAGCTGGTCATCATGTGAATCGAATTCGGCTTGGATCCATCCAACAGAACAACTTCTCTTTGGCCATTAATCCTGTCAGAAAAGACGATGCCGGGGTGTATATGTGTCGAATCAATGGTGGAGATATACAAACCATTCGCCTTATTGTTGATG AACCTGCAGGAGACCGGAAGCAAAGGGATGCAGTGATGCCCCCTGGAG GTCGTCCTTTTTGCAGGccatacagagagagagaagatcCTCCAG AGTCCAAAACCAAAGACAAACAGGATTCTTATGAAAACCCTCCAG GGGCGTCTTCAGGAGGAAACGTGATTGTGGGGATCGTGGTGGCTGTGATGGCTGTGGTGGCTGTAGTGGGGGCTGCAGTTTTTTTCAAAAGACAGTGGAATCGACAAGGAGATGAAAATCTGCCTGATCCGGGACCATCTGAACATCCCCTGATTAATGCTGCCTCTGGCCCTGTTGGGGACAGCAGTGCTGAGAGGATGGAGGAACCAGAGAAAACAGGctga
- the LOC125740870 gene encoding uncharacterized protein LOC125740870 isoform X4: MVPLPPNTPRDPSLWGRASYSSVCPPTRMNRTVTQKLRAVGIPLQAAFIPRLSAGRLYPPALCRPPLSPGSLQAAFIPRLSAGRLYPPALCRPPLSPGSLQAAFIPRPPALCCSSELQAHSDSAASVPAEPAGDRKQRDAVMPPGGRPFCRPYREREDPPGASSGGNVIVGIVVAVMAVVAVVGAAVFFKRQWNRQGDENLPDPGPSEHPLINAASGPVGDSSAERMEEPEKTG; the protein is encoded by the exons ATGGTTCCCCTTCCCCCTAATACCCCCCGAGACCCGTCTCTGTGGGGCAGAGCCTCCTACAGCTCAGTCTGCCCCCCGACCCGCATGAACAGAACCGTGACCCAGAAGCTGAGAGCAGTAGGGATccctctgcaggccgcctttatcccccggctctctgcaggccgcctttatcccccggctctctgcaggccgcctttatcccccggctctctgcaggccgcctttatcccccggctctctgcaggccgcctttatcccccggctctctgcaggccgcctttatcccccggctctctgcaggccgc ctttatcccccggcccccagctctctgctgcAGCTCTGAGTTACAGGCTCACTCTGACTCTGCTGCTTCTGTCCCTGCAGAACCTGCAGGAGACCGGAAGCAAAGGGATGCAGTGATGCCCCCTGGAG GTCGTCCTTTTTGCAGGccatacagagagagagaagatcCTCCAG GGGCGTCTTCAGGAGGAAACGTGATTGTGGGGATCGTGGTGGCTGTGATGGCTGTGGTGGCTGTAGTGGGGGCTGCAGTTTTTTTCAAAAGACAGTGGAATCGACAAGGAGATGAAAATCTGCCTGATCCGGGACCATCTGAACATCCCCTGATTAATGCTGCCTCTGGCCCTGTTGGGGACAGCAGTGCTGAGAGGATGGAGGAACCAGAGAAAACAGGctga